A genomic window from Dechloromonas sp. A34 includes:
- the dmpH gene encoding 2-oxo-3-hexenedioate decarboxylase encodes MNLNQQTIAGLAEHLESAELQRHEVIKITEAHPDMDWDDAYAIQAEILRRKLARGNKVVGLKAGLTSHGKMKQMGVSTPVFGWLVDYFSVADGGEIKHGELIHPKVEPEIVFVTKKALKGPGCHIGAVLAATDFVMPGIEIIDSRYKDFKFDLKSVIADNCSSTRFVLGGQATPVAGLDLRTLGVVMEKNGEPVAIGAGAAVLGHPAAAIAALANHLGARGEEIPAGTMILSGGVTEAIAVNPGDHITLRIQSLGTVSTRFV; translated from the coding sequence ATGAACCTCAATCAACAGACCATCGCCGGACTCGCCGAGCACCTCGAAAGCGCCGAGTTGCAGCGCCATGAAGTCATCAAGATCACTGAAGCCCATCCCGACATGGATTGGGACGATGCCTACGCCATCCAGGCCGAGATCCTGCGCCGCAAGCTGGCGCGCGGCAACAAGGTGGTCGGCCTCAAGGCCGGCCTGACCTCGCACGGCAAGATGAAGCAGATGGGCGTCAGCACGCCGGTCTTCGGCTGGCTGGTCGACTATTTCAGCGTCGCCGACGGCGGCGAGATCAAGCACGGCGAATTGATCCATCCCAAGGTCGAGCCGGAAATCGTCTTCGTCACCAAAAAGGCATTGAAGGGCCCGGGTTGCCATATCGGCGCCGTGTTGGCCGCCACCGACTTCGTGATGCCCGGCATCGAGATCATCGATTCCCGCTATAAGGACTTCAAGTTCGACCTGAAGAGTGTCATCGCCGACAACTGCTCGTCGACCCGCTTCGTGCTCGGTGGCCAGGCGACCCCGGTGGCCGGCCTCGACCTGCGCACCCTGGGCGTGGTCATGGAAAAGAACGGCGAGCCGGTCGCCATCGGTGCCGGTGCCGCCGTGCTCGGCCACCCGGCGGCCGCGATCGCCGCCCTGGCCAATCACCTCGGCGCCCGCGGCGAGGAAATCCCGGCCGGCACGATGATTCTCTCCGGCGGCGTCACCGAGGCCATTGCGGTCAATCCGGGCGACCACATCACGCTGCGCATCCAGTCCCTGGGTACGGTCAGCACCCGTTTCGTCTGA
- a CDS encoding acetaldehyde dehydrogenase (acetylating), producing MTQKIKCALIGPGNIGTDLLYKLKRSPFLEPAWMVGIDPESEGLKRAADMGLKVTSEGVDGLLPHVLADGVQIAFDATSAYVHAENTRKLNALGVLMIDLTPAAIGPFCVPPVNLKELVGRKEMNVNMVTCGGQATIPMVAAISRVQKVKYGEIVATISSKSAGPGTRKNIDEFTRTTSGAIEQVGGAEKGKAIIIINPAEPPLIMRDTVHCLTEGTPDQARITDSILTMIAEVQRYVPGYRLVNGPVFDGNRVSVFLEVQGLGDFLPTYAGNLDIMTAAAARTAEMFAEEILKGRLTLEAVDTVGVANTAGCGAH from the coding sequence ATGACCCAAAAAATCAAATGCGCGCTGATCGGCCCCGGCAACATCGGTACCGACCTGCTCTACAAACTGAAGCGCAGCCCGTTTCTGGAGCCGGCCTGGATGGTCGGCATCGACCCCGAATCCGAAGGCCTGAAGCGCGCCGCCGACATGGGCCTCAAAGTCACGTCGGAAGGCGTCGACGGCCTGCTGCCGCACGTCCTGGCCGACGGCGTGCAGATCGCCTTCGACGCCACCTCGGCCTACGTCCATGCCGAGAACACCCGGAAGCTCAATGCTCTGGGCGTCCTGATGATCGACCTGACGCCGGCCGCCATCGGCCCATTCTGCGTGCCGCCGGTCAATCTCAAGGAACTGGTCGGGCGCAAGGAAATGAACGTCAACATGGTTACCTGCGGCGGGCAGGCCACCATCCCCATGGTCGCCGCCATCTCCCGCGTCCAGAAGGTCAAGTACGGCGAGATCGTCGCCACTATCAGCTCGAAGAGTGCCGGCCCCGGCACCCGCAAGAACATCGACGAATTCACCCGCACCACCTCGGGTGCCATCGAGCAGGTCGGCGGTGCCGAAAAGGGCAAGGCGATCATCATCATCAACCCAGCCGAACCGCCGCTCATCATGCGCGACACCGTGCACTGCCTGACCGAAGGCACCCCCGACCAGGCGCGGATCACCGACTCCATCCTGACCATGATCGCCGAAGTCCAGCGCTACGTGCCGGGCTACCGCCTGGTCAACGGCCCGGTCTTCGACGGCAACCGCGTCTCGGTCTTCCTCGAAGTCCAGGGGCTCGGCGACTTCCTGCCGACCTACGCCGGCAACCTCGACATCATGACCGCCGCCGCCGCCCGCACCGCCGAAATGTTCGCCGAGGAAATCCTCAAAGGACGGCTGACCCTCGAAGCGGTCGATACCGTCGGCGTCGCCAACACCGCCGGCTGCGGCGCCCACTGA
- a CDS encoding Crp/Fnr family transcriptional regulator has translation MQIVAWVAAGLVFMTFFMKTIVPLRQAAIASNLVFICYGLMGLNYGIFDKVLPILVLHVSLLPLNIIRLREVRRTIRAVHNASHDRVEFEHLIPFMRTEKFSRGQFIFSRGDPADRILLLHKGRVRLIELDKLLEPGAVIGEVGVFAENAVRSGTLRCEEDCELYSLAAEKALELFYQDSRFGFFIVQSLARYLSDEVKRAGSPR, from the coding sequence ATGCAAATCGTAGCCTGGGTGGCCGCCGGACTGGTCTTCATGACCTTTTTCATGAAGACGATCGTTCCCTTGCGACAGGCCGCCATCGCCAGCAACCTTGTCTTCATCTGCTATGGCCTGATGGGCCTGAATTACGGAATCTTCGACAAAGTTCTGCCGATTCTCGTCCTGCATGTATCGCTGCTGCCGCTGAACATCATTCGGCTGCGCGAAGTCCGGCGGACGATTCGTGCCGTCCATAACGCCTCGCACGATCGAGTTGAATTCGAGCACCTCATACCATTCATGAGAACGGAAAAATTCAGTCGTGGCCAATTCATCTTCAGCCGTGGCGATCCGGCTGACCGCATACTCCTACTGCACAAAGGACGTGTTCGTCTGATCGAACTGGACAAACTGCTAGAGCCTGGCGCCGTGATCGGCGAGGTTGGTGTCTTTGCGGAAAATGCAGTTCGGAGCGGCACATTGCGTTGCGAGGAGGACTGTGAACTCTACAGCCTTGCCGCAGAGAAGGCTCTGGAACTCTTCTACCAAGACTCCCGTTTTGGCTTCTTCATTGTCCAGTCGCTGGCTCGATACTTGTCGGACGAGGTCAAGCGAGCCGGTTCTCCACGATAG
- the dmpE gene encoding 2-oxopent-4-enoate hydratase, translating into MEQKTIEQLGDALYEALVARQPIAPLTATHPGMTIEDAYHVQQRMIARRLEKGERIIGKKIGVTSKAVMNMLGVHQPDFGYLTDGMVYNEGESIEMAGLIQPKAEGEIAFLLKKDLQGPGVTAADVLAATEGVMACFEIVDSRIQDWKIKIQDTVSDNASCGVFVLGDQLVDVADLDLALCGMVLEKNGEIVVTGAGAATMAHPVNAMVWLANTLGKLGIALKAGDIVLSGAMGAMVPVVKGDNLRMTIGGIGGCSVRFV; encoded by the coding sequence ATGGAACAGAAAACCATCGAACAACTGGGCGACGCGCTGTACGAGGCGCTCGTCGCCCGCCAGCCGATCGCGCCGCTGACCGCGACGCATCCCGGGATGACCATCGAGGACGCCTACCACGTGCAGCAGCGGATGATCGCCCGTCGCCTGGAGAAGGGCGAACGCATCATCGGCAAGAAGATCGGCGTCACCAGCAAGGCGGTCATGAATATGCTCGGCGTGCATCAGCCGGACTTCGGCTACCTGACCGACGGCATGGTCTACAACGAGGGCGAGTCGATCGAGATGGCCGGGCTGATCCAGCCCAAGGCCGAGGGCGAGATCGCCTTCCTGCTCAAGAAGGACCTGCAGGGCCCGGGCGTCACCGCCGCGGACGTGCTGGCCGCGACCGAAGGCGTCATGGCCTGCTTTGAGATCGTCGATTCCCGCATCCAGGACTGGAAGATCAAGATCCAGGACACCGTTTCCGATAACGCCTCCTGCGGCGTCTTCGTCCTCGGCGACCAGCTGGTGGATGTCGCCGACCTCGACCTCGCGCTGTGCGGCATGGTCCTCGAGAAGAACGGCGAGATCGTCGTCACCGGCGCCGGCGCCGCGACCATGGCCCATCCGGTCAATGCCATGGTCTGGCTGGCCAACACGCTGGGCAAGCTGGGCATCGCGCTCAAGGCCGGCGACATCGTGCTTTCCGGCGCCATGGGCGCCATGGTCCCGGTGGTCAAGGGCGACAACCTGCGCATGACCATCGGCGGCATCGGCGGCTGTTCCGTCCGCTTCGTTTAA
- the dmpG gene encoding 4-hydroxy-2-oxovalerate aldolase — protein sequence MNLKGKIVTVHDMTLRDGMHPKRHQMTLDQMIAIASGLDAAGVPLIEVTHGDGLGGSSVNYGFPAHADEEYLGAVIPKMKQAKISALLLPGIGTVDHLKMARELGVHTIRVATHCTEADVSEQHITMARKLDMDTVGFLMMSHMNTPEGLVKQAKLMEGYGANCIYVTDSAGHLLPDGVKERLGAVRQALKPETELGFHGHHNLAMGIANSIAAIEVGANRIDAAAAGLGAGAGNTPMEVLIAVCSLMGIETGVDVAKITDVAEDLVVPIMDFPIRIDRDALTLGYAGVYGSFLLFAKRAAVKYGVPARDILVELGRRGMVGGQEDMIEDTAMTMARERGLAV from the coding sequence ATGAATCTCAAAGGCAAGATCGTTACCGTCCACGACATGACGCTGCGCGACGGCATGCACCCCAAGCGTCACCAGATGACCCTCGACCAGATGATCGCCATCGCCAGCGGCCTCGATGCCGCCGGCGTGCCGCTCATCGAAGTCACCCACGGCGACGGCCTGGGCGGCTCCTCGGTCAATTACGGCTTCCCGGCCCATGCCGACGAAGAGTATCTCGGCGCCGTGATCCCCAAGATGAAGCAGGCCAAGATCTCGGCCCTGCTGCTGCCCGGCATCGGCACCGTCGACCACCTGAAGATGGCGCGTGAGCTCGGTGTGCACACCATCCGCGTCGCCACCCACTGCACCGAGGCCGATGTCTCGGAGCAGCACATCACCATGGCCCGCAAGCTCGACATGGACACCGTCGGCTTCCTGATGATGAGCCACATGAACACCCCGGAAGGCCTGGTCAAGCAGGCCAAGCTCATGGAAGGTTATGGTGCCAACTGCATCTACGTCACCGACTCGGCCGGCCACCTGCTGCCGGACGGCGTCAAGGAACGCCTGGGTGCAGTAAGACAAGCCCTCAAGCCGGAAACTGAACTCGGTTTCCATGGCCACCACAACCTGGCGATGGGCATCGCCAACTCGATCGCCGCCATCGAAGTCGGGGCCAACCGCATCGATGCGGCCGCCGCTGGCCTTGGGGCCGGGGCGGGCAATACGCCGATGGAAGTGCTGATCGCCGTCTGCAGCCTGATGGGCATCGAGACCGGCGTCGATGTTGCGAAGATCACCGACGTTGCCGAAGACCTCGTCGTGCCGATCATGGACTTCCCGATCCGCATCGACCGCGATGCGCTGACCCTGGGCTACGCCGGGGTCTATGGCTCCTTCCTGCTCTTCGCCAAGCGCGCCGCCGTGAAATACGGCGTCCCGGCCCGCGACATCCTGGTCGAACTCGGCCGCCGGGGCATGGTCGGCGGCCAGGAGGACATGATCGAGGACACCGCCATGACCATGGCCCGCGAACGCGGACTGGCCGTCTGA
- a CDS encoding SDR family NAD(P)-dependent oxidoreductase, protein MDFQISGKRALVSGSTAGIGFAIAAELAREGAKVVINGRSQKSVDAAIARLRSLVAGADVQGVAADLSSAEGCQTLFDACPQADILVNNLGIFDPVPFEAIPDSEWQRFFDVNVMSGVRLARHYLPAMKAANWGRIVFISSESGINTPGEMVHYGMTKSAQLAVSRGLAQSCAGTGVTVNAVLPGPTRSEGVGEFFGKLAAEAGIGLDEMERRFFAEGRQTSIIKRMIDPAEVAALVAYVCSARAAATTGAALRVEGGIVSTIC, encoded by the coding sequence ATGGATTTTCAGATTTCGGGAAAGCGTGCATTGGTAAGCGGCTCCACGGCCGGCATCGGGTTTGCGATCGCGGCCGAACTGGCCCGTGAAGGCGCCAAGGTGGTGATCAATGGCCGCAGCCAGAAAAGCGTCGACGCGGCCATTGCCCGACTCCGTTCGCTGGTTGCCGGTGCTGACGTGCAGGGCGTGGCGGCCGACCTGTCCTCGGCCGAAGGCTGCCAGACGCTATTCGACGCCTGCCCGCAGGCCGATATCCTGGTTAACAACCTCGGTATCTTCGACCCGGTGCCGTTCGAAGCCATTCCCGATTCCGAATGGCAACGCTTCTTCGACGTCAATGTGATGAGCGGCGTTCGTCTGGCCCGCCACTACCTGCCGGCCATGAAGGCGGCCAACTGGGGGCGGATCGTGTTCATCTCCAGCGAATCTGGCATCAACACGCCGGGCGAGATGGTCCATTACGGGATGACCAAGTCGGCCCAGCTCGCGGTGTCTCGCGGTCTGGCCCAAAGCTGCGCCGGTACGGGCGTTACGGTCAATGCCGTGCTGCCCGGACCGACTCGCTCCGAAGGCGTCGGCGAGTTCTTCGGCAAGCTGGCCGCCGAGGCGGGTATCGGCCTCGATGAAATGGAGCGCCGCTTTTTTGCCGAAGGGCGTCAGACCTCAATTATCAAACGCATGATCGATCCCGCCGAAGTGGCTGCGCTGGTCGCCTATGTCTGCAGCGCACGAGCCGCTGCGACGACAGGTGCCGCGCTGCGCGTCGAAGGCGGGATTGTTTCGACCATTTGCTGA
- a CDS encoding GlcG/HbpS family heme-binding protein, translated as MQVAITNPGVSAEAAAVAVHAAVRYAERHGWKINVAVADRSGNLMAFLRMPGAFVHSIEIAIDKAYTAASFGFRTKDWMSIVGADEGMKLGFSAQPRLIVFGGGLPIRLDGEAEWVGGIGVSGASEEQDEECALAGLVAIGINK; from the coding sequence ATGCAAGTCGCCATCACCAACCCGGGCGTCAGCGCCGAGGCTGCCGCCGTCGCCGTCCACGCCGCGGTGCGCTATGCCGAAAGGCACGGCTGGAAGATCAACGTCGCCGTCGCCGACCGCAGCGGCAACCTGATGGCTTTCCTGCGCATGCCGGGCGCCTTTGTCCATTCGATCGAGATCGCCATCGACAAGGCCTACACGGCAGCCAGCTTCGGCTTCCGGACCAAGGACTGGATGTCGATCGTCGGTGCCGACGAGGGCATGAAGCTGGGTTTCTCGGCGCAGCCCCGGCTGATCGTCTTCGGCGGTGGCCTGCCCATCCGCCTCGACGGCGAAGCGGAGTGGGTCGGCGGCATCGGGGTGTCCGGCGCCTCCGAGGAGCAGGACGAGGAATGTGCGCTGGCCGGACTGGTCGCCATCGGCATCAACAAGTAG
- a CDS encoding 4-oxalocrotonate tautomerase: MPFAQIQIMEGRSEDQKRAVIEKVTAALVEAVGAPVDSVRVIITEIPKAHWGIAGKSAKDLGR, encoded by the coding sequence ATGCCTTTCGCCCAGATTCAAATCATGGAAGGCCGTAGCGAGGACCAGAAGCGGGCCGTGATCGAGAAGGTCACGGCGGCGCTGGTCGAGGCGGTCGGCGCGCCGGTCGACAGCGTGCGCGTGATCATCACCGAGATTCCGAAGGCCCACTGGGGCATCGCCGGCAAGAGCGCCAAGGATCTCGGGCGCTAG
- a CDS encoding hemerythrin domain-containing protein encodes MDETHREFVDLVNALLTVDDGGLGDALVAFAAHAEAHFAQENEWMEKNDFPPRDCHIDEHNKVLASVYEVQRHLAEGDVAIVRELAVALMEWFPAHADYLDSALATWLVKRVHAGAPLVMRRKVVKA; translated from the coding sequence ATGGATGAAACCCACCGGGAGTTTGTCGACTTGGTTAACGCCTTGCTGACGGTGGACGATGGCGGGCTGGGCGATGCCCTGGTGGCATTCGCGGCGCACGCCGAGGCCCATTTCGCCCAGGAAAACGAATGGATGGAAAAGAACGATTTTCCGCCGCGCGACTGCCATATCGACGAACACAACAAGGTGCTCGCTTCGGTTTACGAGGTTCAGCGCCACCTGGCCGAGGGCGACGTGGCCATCGTTCGCGAACTGGCGGTGGCCTTGATGGAGTGGTTCCCGGCGCATGCCGATTACCTGGATTCGGCGCTCGCCACCTGGCTGGTCAAACGGGTGCATGCCGGTGCACCGCTGGTCATGCGGCGCAAGGTCGTCAAGGCCTAG
- a CDS encoding GntR family transcriptional regulator, which produces MTEPKTLVESAYRNLRRDIIEGRLPPGEKLRIEHIKDNYGVGAGTMREALSLLIADALVISQGQRGFRVAPASLEDFGDITETRVMLECEALRQSIALGDDAWEGELLSAFHRLTKAEEKLSGNGNREEWEERNRIFHEVLIEACPSHWIKHFLSILYHQAERYRRLTLQYKTLLDRDVHAEHENLFKAVLARDADQACELLAEHIRFTYRAMRMLPSEALNP; this is translated from the coding sequence ATGACCGAACCGAAGACCCTGGTTGAGTCGGCCTATCGAAACTTACGCCGCGACATCATCGAGGGGCGCCTGCCCCCGGGTGAAAAACTGCGCATCGAGCACATCAAGGACAACTACGGCGTCGGCGCCGGCACCATGCGCGAAGCCTTGTCGCTGCTGATTGCCGATGCCCTGGTCATCTCTCAGGGACAGCGCGGATTCCGCGTCGCCCCGGCCTCGCTTGAGGATTTTGGCGACATCACCGAAACCCGCGTCATGCTCGAATGCGAAGCCCTGCGCCAGTCCATCGCCCTGGGCGACGATGCCTGGGAGGGCGAATTGCTCTCTGCCTTCCATCGCCTGACCAAGGCCGAAGAGAAGCTCTCGGGCAACGGCAACCGCGAGGAATGGGAAGAGCGCAACCGCATCTTCCATGAGGTTCTGATCGAGGCCTGCCCGTCACACTGGATCAAGCACTTCCTGTCGATCCTGTATCACCAGGCCGAGCGTTATCGTCGCCTGACGCTGCAATACAAGACGCTGCTCGACCGCGATGTGCACGCCGAGCACGAGAACCTGTTCAAGGCGGTTCTGGCGCGCGACGCCGACCAGGCCTGCGAACTGCTGGCCGAACACATTCGCTTCACCTACCGGGCGATGCGAATGCTGCCCAGCGAAGCGCTGAACCCCTGA
- a CDS encoding 2-hydroxymuconic semialdehyde dehydrogenase, giving the protein MVADKILNFINGEFVSTDKWFENRTPISNAVIGQVAEAGKREVDAAVAAAQAALKGPWGKMPLARRVELLEALVAEINSRFDEFLEAECADTGKPKSLASHIDIPRGAANFKVFADMVKNVPSEFFEMATPDGKSCINYGYRSPVGVIGVICPWNLPLLLMTWKVGPALACGNTVVVKPSEETPRTAALLGEVMNKVGIPKGVYNVVHGFGPNSAGEFLTTHPKVNAITFTGETRTGEIINKAAAIGSRPVSLEMGGKNAAIVFADCDFDAAIEGTLRSAFANCGQVCLGTERVYVERPLFEKFVAAMKAGAEKLKIGVPDDPETGMGPLISKEHQNKVLSYFAIAKDEGATIVTGGGVPVMPAELQDGCWVQPTIWTGLPETARVIKEEIFGPCCHIAPFDTEEEVLEKANDNIYGLATAIWTKDISRAHRMAQQMEVGIAWVNSWFLRDLRTPFGGAKQSGIGREGGVHSLEFYTELKNVCIKL; this is encoded by the coding sequence ATGGTTGCAGACAAAATTCTCAATTTCATCAACGGCGAGTTCGTATCCACCGACAAGTGGTTCGAGAACCGGACGCCGATTTCCAATGCCGTCATCGGCCAGGTGGCCGAGGCCGGCAAGCGCGAGGTGGACGCCGCCGTTGCCGCCGCCCAGGCAGCGCTGAAAGGGCCCTGGGGCAAGATGCCGCTGGCCAGGCGCGTCGAGTTGCTGGAAGCGCTGGTTGCCGAAATCAACAGCCGCTTCGACGAATTCCTCGAAGCCGAATGTGCCGATACCGGCAAGCCGAAAAGCCTCGCATCGCACATCGACATCCCGCGCGGCGCGGCCAATTTCAAGGTCTTCGCCGACATGGTCAAGAACGTGCCGAGCGAGTTCTTCGAAATGGCGACGCCGGACGGCAAGTCCTGCATCAACTACGGCTACCGCAGCCCGGTCGGCGTCATCGGCGTCATCTGCCCGTGGAACCTGCCGCTGCTGCTGATGACCTGGAAAGTCGGCCCGGCCCTGGCCTGCGGCAATACCGTGGTCGTCAAGCCGTCCGAGGAAACGCCGCGCACCGCCGCGCTGCTTGGCGAGGTGATGAACAAGGTCGGCATTCCCAAGGGCGTCTATAACGTCGTCCATGGCTTCGGGCCGAACTCGGCCGGCGAGTTCCTGACGACGCACCCGAAGGTCAACGCCATCACCTTCACCGGCGAGACCCGGACCGGCGAGATCATCAACAAGGCGGCCGCCATCGGCTCGCGTCCGGTGTCGCTGGAAATGGGCGGCAAGAACGCCGCCATCGTCTTCGCCGACTGCGATTTCGACGCCGCGATCGAAGGCACGCTGCGTTCGGCCTTCGCCAACTGCGGCCAGGTCTGTCTCGGCACCGAGCGCGTCTATGTCGAGCGCCCGCTGTTCGAGAAGTTCGTCGCCGCCATGAAGGCCGGCGCCGAGAAGCTGAAGATCGGCGTGCCGGACGATCCGGAAACCGGCATGGGGCCGCTGATCAGCAAGGAACACCAGAACAAGGTGCTGTCCTACTTCGCGATCGCCAAGGATGAAGGCGCGACCATCGTCACCGGCGGCGGGGTGCCGGTCATGCCGGCCGAACTGCAGGACGGCTGCTGGGTGCAACCGACCATCTGGACCGGCCTGCCGGAAACCGCCCGGGTCATCAAGGAAGAGATTTTCGGCCCGTGCTGCCATATCGCCCCCTTCGACACCGAGGAAGAAGTGCTCGAGAAGGCCAACGACAACATCTACGGCCTGGCGACCGCGATCTGGACCAAGGACATCTCGCGCGCCCACCGCATGGCGCAGCAGATGGAAGTGGGCATCGCCTGGGTCAACAGCTGGTTCCTGCGCGACTTGCGGACCCCGTTCGGCGGCGCCAAGCAATCCGGCATCGGCCGCGAGGGCGGCGTCCATTCGCTCGAGTTCTATACCGAGCTGAAGAACGTCTGCATCAAGCTCTAA
- a CDS encoding MFS transporter, producing the protein MDNNALANKVDVHQIIDEAKFNKFHFTVLFWCALVIIFDGYDLVIYGVVLPQLMEQWALTPIQAGALGSYALFGMMFGALIFGPLSDKIGRKKVIAITVTIFSGMTFVNGFATTPTEFGICRFLAGLGIGGVMPNVVALMTEYMPRKIRSTMVAVMFSGYSVGGMTSAFLGMYLMPNFGWQSVFFVAGIPLLLLPILLKFLPEAVGFMIQGQRDADAGRLLERVQPSYKYRAGHNLHYPTGKGKGVALVELFRSNRLLSSLSFWVAFFGCLLMVYALGSWLPKLMVKAGYDLKNSLAFLLVLNLGAIFGAVGGGWLADRFHLRRVLTIMFVIAAVSIGSLGFLPKENQALLYLFIAAAGACTIGAQILLYAYVAQYYPLAIRSTGIGWASGVGRLGAICGPMLGGFMLNADLGFQFNFLAFAVPGAIAGLAISMVGRSATHAPEEQRNLVFAAETGAMAD; encoded by the coding sequence ATGGACAATAACGCCCTGGCCAACAAGGTCGATGTGCACCAGATCATCGACGAGGCCAAATTCAACAAATTTCACTTCACCGTGCTCTTCTGGTGTGCACTCGTCATCATTTTCGACGGCTACGACCTGGTGATCTACGGCGTCGTGCTGCCGCAGCTGATGGAGCAATGGGCGTTGACCCCGATCCAGGCCGGTGCGCTGGGCAGCTATGCGCTGTTCGGCATGATGTTCGGCGCCCTGATCTTCGGCCCGCTGTCTGACAAGATCGGGCGCAAGAAGGTGATCGCGATCACCGTGACCATATTCAGTGGCATGACCTTCGTCAACGGTTTCGCCACGACGCCGACCGAATTCGGTATCTGCCGCTTCCTCGCCGGTCTTGGCATCGGCGGCGTGATGCCGAACGTCGTCGCCCTGATGACCGAGTACATGCCGAGGAAGATCCGCAGCACCATGGTTGCCGTCATGTTCAGCGGCTACTCGGTGGGCGGCATGACCTCGGCTTTTCTCGGCATGTACCTGATGCCGAACTTCGGCTGGCAGTCGGTCTTCTTCGTCGCCGGCATTCCCCTGCTGTTGCTGCCCATCCTGCTGAAATTCCTGCCGGAAGCGGTCGGCTTCATGATCCAGGGCCAGCGCGACGCCGATGCCGGCCGCCTACTCGAGCGTGTTCAGCCGTCCTATAAATACCGGGCCGGCCACAACCTCCACTACCCGACCGGCAAGGGCAAGGGCGTGGCGCTGGTCGAGCTGTTCCGCAGCAACCGCCTGCTCAGCTCCCTGAGTTTCTGGGTCGCCTTCTTCGGCTGCCTGCTGATGGTCTATGCGCTCGGTTCCTGGCTGCCCAAGCTGATGGTCAAGGCTGGCTACGACCTGAAGAACAGCCTGGCCTTCCTGCTCGTGCTGAATCTCGGGGCCATCTTCGGCGCCGTCGGCGGCGGCTGGCTGGCCGACCGTTTCCACCTGCGTCGCGTGCTGACCATCATGTTCGTCATCGCGGCTGTGTCGATCGGCTCCCTCGGCTTCCTGCCGAAGGAAAACCAGGCGCTGCTCTACCTCTTCATCGCCGCTGCCGGCGCCTGCACGATCGGTGCGCAGATACTGCTCTATGCCTATGTCGCCCAGTACTACCCGCTGGCCATCCGTTCCACCGGGATCGGCTGGGCCTCCGGGGTCGGTCGTCTCGGCGCGATCTGCGGTCCGATGCTCGGCGGTTTCATGCTCAACGCCGACCTTGGCTTCCAGTTCAATTTCCTTGCCTTCGCAGTACCGGGCGCGATTGCCGGTCTCGCCATCTCGATGGTCGGACGCAGCGCCACCCATGCGCCGGAAGAACAGCGGAACCTGGTGTTCGCGGCGGAAACCGGGGCCATGGCCGATTGA
- a CDS encoding antibiotic biosynthesis monooxygenase, which yields MSEAVVRVVRRRAKAGCEEAYEAMVRAMFRQASQFPGYVAAQLIPPAIAGGEYQLIQRFATEQDLERWNSSAERATWHERLRAVAVGDPEYRLLSGLDAWFGPELIPATAHPPKWRMTIVSWMGIFPTVALLLWFISPLLSNLPFLIRTAIFTAMVAVAMSYLVMPRLSRWMSWWLRQ from the coding sequence GTGAGCGAAGCTGTTGTTCGTGTCGTGCGGCGCCGTGCCAAGGCGGGGTGCGAGGAAGCCTACGAGGCGATGGTTCGGGCCATGTTTCGTCAGGCCAGCCAGTTTCCGGGCTATGTGGCGGCTCAGTTGATACCGCCGGCCATCGCGGGCGGCGAATATCAGCTTATTCAGCGCTTCGCCACGGAACAGGATCTGGAGCGCTGGAATAGCTCGGCGGAGCGCGCAACTTGGCACGAGCGACTCCGTGCCGTGGCCGTGGGCGATCCGGAATATCGGCTGTTGTCCGGCCTTGATGCGTGGTTTGGCCCCGAGCTTATCCCGGCAACAGCGCATCCGCCGAAATGGCGGATGACAATCGTGAGTTGGATGGGGATATTCCCGACGGTAGCCTTGCTACTTTGGTTTATCTCCCCATTGCTGTCCAACCTGCCATTCCTGATCAGAACAGCGATATTTACGGCCATGGTGGCAGTCGCCATGTCTTACCTTGTCATGCCAAGGCTATCGCGATGGATGAGTTGGTGGCTTCGGCAATGA